The Paenibacillus sp. YPG26 genome includes a window with the following:
- a CDS encoding IucA/IucC family protein, which yields MTKQWIDKWTAQCSVEEMEPYRRRVLRQLMESMVHEGIIRVEAADPTGSREEDQDKLEYRIIGQNVDGQDVLYTFQARDTGSFGRVRIVSPIYRSEPGLESRRVEVSSTAQLLQELRAHYPDTTTERLSGFALELERTLVNDAFHYAWTRQGAESATADGTSQKPGSLTEWEASTSTGHPYHPSYKSRIGFSLEDHLSYAPEFGPSFSLFWVAVHRSYAESHTLTSLNYEDYIDELLGDDRQRLFEDKLASYGAELNNYLLMPVHPWQWKHKLTMDAGELIRSRIIIPLGNDEDYYQPLQSIRTLANVTSPAKPYVKTSIQIMNTSALRVIGIHHIRNAPAISEWLNQLLKDDVYLRERCGVVILRETASAALRYDLLPEPLSRLLEGSMSAVYRESLEPLLQAGEEAVPYTLVTHLSDKVPEIDAWIDQYGVEEWVKRLLEVTMYPMLHLLYAYGVGLESHGQNMILIHRNGWPERIALRDLPGGIRCLDKQQLYKNRLPLPTLALKPGESGHPILTDTAEDVRDFWVDAFLHIQLYEIAVFLTEQYGCTEKKFWSMVGAAVKNYQSFFPQLQEQFDLFDLSVETFQVGQLTARKIYGEGEGREHTVPNPLHAVLTPQIITTKGGG from the coding sequence ATGACGAAGCAGTGGATAGACAAGTGGACAGCACAATGCTCAGTAGAGGAGATGGAACCCTACAGGCGCCGGGTGCTGCGGCAGCTGATGGAATCCATGGTGCATGAAGGGATTATACGTGTTGAAGCTGCTGATCCTACTGGGTCCAGGGAAGAGGATCAGGACAAGCTGGAGTACCGGATAATAGGACAGAACGTGGATGGACAGGACGTATTGTATACATTTCAAGCAAGAGACACAGGGAGCTTTGGACGTGTTCGGATTGTGTCACCGATCTATCGAAGTGAGCCGGGCTTGGAGTCCCGGAGAGTGGAAGTAAGCTCAACTGCTCAGCTCCTGCAGGAATTGAGAGCACATTATCCAGATACCACAACTGAACGTTTATCCGGATTTGCACTTGAACTTGAACGAACTCTTGTGAACGATGCCTTCCACTATGCGTGGACACGGCAGGGTGCAGAGAGCGCTACGGCAGACGGAACAAGTCAGAAGCCAGGCTCATTAACGGAATGGGAAGCTTCTACGAGTACAGGGCATCCTTATCATCCGAGCTACAAGTCGCGTATTGGTTTCTCCCTGGAGGATCATCTGTCGTACGCCCCCGAATTCGGTCCGAGCTTCAGCTTATTTTGGGTTGCTGTCCATCGGTCCTATGCTGAGTCGCATACGTTGACTTCTTTGAATTACGAAGACTACATTGATGAGCTGCTTGGGGATGACCGTCAAAGGCTGTTTGAAGACAAACTTGCTTCCTACGGCGCTGAATTGAACAATTATCTCCTGATGCCTGTTCATCCATGGCAGTGGAAGCATAAGCTCACCATGGACGCCGGTGAGCTGATTAGAAGCAGAATTATCATTCCACTAGGTAATGATGAGGACTATTATCAGCCGCTTCAATCGATCCGTACTTTAGCAAATGTGACAAGTCCGGCTAAGCCTTACGTGAAAACCTCCATACAAATCATGAACACCTCCGCACTTCGGGTAATCGGTATACATCATATCCGTAATGCTCCCGCCATCTCAGAATGGCTGAATCAGCTGCTGAAGGACGATGTGTATTTAAGAGAGAGATGTGGAGTAGTTATATTGCGGGAGACAGCCTCGGCTGCGCTTCGGTATGATCTTCTTCCCGAGCCATTATCCAGATTGCTGGAGGGTTCCATGAGTGCTGTGTATCGCGAAAGTCTAGAGCCGCTGCTGCAAGCGGGTGAAGAAGCCGTTCCTTATACGTTAGTTACCCACCTTAGCGACAAGGTGCCGGAGATAGATGCATGGATAGACCAGTATGGGGTTGAGGAATGGGTCAAGCGTCTGCTAGAGGTAACGATGTACCCTATGCTTCACCTCCTGTATGCCTATGGCGTTGGACTGGAATCTCACGGGCAGAATATGATCCTCATCCATAGGAATGGTTGGCCAGAGCGAATTGCATTGCGTGACCTGCCAGGCGGAATTAGATGTCTTGACAAGCAGCAATTGTATAAGAATCGTCTGCCTCTGCCTACGCTTGCGCTCAAGCCTGGAGAGAGCGGTCATCCGATCCTGACGGATACAGCCGAGGATGTCCGGGACTTCTGGGTAGATGCTTTCCTGCATATTCAGCTGTATGAGATAGCTGTATTCCTGACAGAGCAGTACGGTTGTACGGAGAAGAAGTTCTGGAGTATGGTGGGGGCTGCAGTTAAGAACTATCAGAGTTTTTTCCCCCAACTGCAAGAACAATTTGACCTGTTCGATCTCTCCGTGGAGACATTTCAGGTCGGTCAGCTAACTGCCCGCAAAATATATGGCGAAGGCGAAGGAAGAGAGCACACCGTGCCCAATCCTCTTCATGCTGTACTAACTCCGCAGATCATCACAACAAAGGGAGGAGGTTAA
- a CDS encoding type III PLP-dependent enzyme: MNELVLTEDWTRAAKSWIQGYEKRDTGELLCAFVYDLESLRKHARDVVQALPDYCRMYYAMKANSEEPILNTIYPYVTGFETASIGEIRKARAVSADVPIIFGGPGKTDEELREAVLLNVERIHVESLHELRRLIHLTERSGTEVTVLLRVNISMDRDLPEATLQMGGRPTQFGMEAGSLNEAARLLKGARYVRMAGFHLHTVSNQMDADEHLALIDRYINTVESWMPMFKLDRLILNAGGGIGVNYADLDKQFDWQRFTEGLHQLGQSNQLITSGRLVMNFECGRYLAAFCGTYVTEVIDVKHNHGKTYVIVRGGTQHFRLPVSWKHNHPFEILEQDRWDYPFPRPTAADAPVTVVGQLCTPKDVFADHVHLPKVRSGDLLLFILAGAYGWAISHHDFLSHPHPQLVYI, translated from the coding sequence ATGAATGAGCTAGTCTTGACGGAAGATTGGACCCGGGCAGCAAAGTCCTGGATACAAGGATATGAGAAGAGGGACACTGGCGAGCTTTTGTGTGCATTTGTGTATGATCTCGAGTCGCTGAGGAAGCATGCCAGAGATGTAGTTCAAGCTCTTCCTGATTATTGCCGGATGTATTATGCCATGAAGGCAAATAGCGAAGAGCCGATATTGAACACCATTTACCCGTATGTAACCGGGTTCGAGACGGCCTCGATTGGAGAGATAAGAAAGGCCAGAGCAGTGAGCGCGGATGTTCCGATTATCTTCGGCGGGCCCGGCAAGACCGATGAAGAGCTGCGGGAAGCGGTTCTGCTAAATGTTGAACGTATTCACGTAGAGAGCCTGCATGAATTAAGGCGTCTGATTCATCTCACCGAAAGATCAGGAACTGAAGTCACCGTATTGCTTCGCGTTAATATTAGTATGGATCGTGATCTCCCGGAAGCAACCCTGCAGATGGGAGGGAGGCCGACGCAGTTCGGTATGGAGGCAGGGAGTCTGAATGAAGCGGCCCGGCTTCTTAAGGGCGCCAGGTATGTGCGCATGGCAGGATTCCATCTTCATACCGTCTCCAATCAGATGGATGCGGATGAGCATCTTGCGTTGATCGACCGTTATATTAACACAGTAGAGTCCTGGATGCCTATGTTCAAGCTGGACCGCCTTATTCTAAATGCGGGAGGCGGGATTGGAGTCAATTACGCAGATTTGGATAAGCAGTTCGACTGGCAGAGATTCACGGAGGGACTACATCAACTAGGGCAAAGCAATCAGCTTATCACAAGCGGTAGGCTTGTAATGAACTTTGAATGTGGAAGATATTTGGCAGCTTTCTGTGGTACCTATGTAACGGAAGTCATTGATGTGAAGCATAATCATGGCAAAACGTATGTCATCGTGCGAGGCGGAACACAGCATTTCCGGCTTCCCGTATCCTGGAAGCATAATCATCCTTTCGAGATCCTGGAGCAAGACAGGTGGGATTATCCTTTCCCACGTCCAACCGCAGCGGATGCTCCTGTCACAGTTGTCGGGCAGCTGTGCACGCCCAAGGATGTATTTGCAGATCACGTTCATTTACCAAAAGTCCGGAGTGGAGACTTGCTGCTATTTATACTTGCGGGCGCTTACGGATGGGCGATCTCCCACCACGACTTTCTAAGTCATCCGCATCCCCAATTGGTGTATATTTAG
- a CDS encoding Platelet-activating factor acetylhydrolase plasma/intracellular isoform II: MSMYVISVLALGISTLASVYLPVVQLPEPSGSYAVGTRTLHFTDTEREEIFTERSEDKRELMVQIWYPSVHQQGDKSAPIFPENNEIFRKYIHAYASYLRLPDFVLDYWKYFRTNSIENSNILRSSQSYPLIILSHGEGTGRILHISQAENLASHGYVVAAIDHTYSTTATAFPDGRVTLHDRVNTEEDKFLAFAKETGKVWNSDMNYVISRLERMNSGEEISFLKSMLDMKNIGIMGHSFGGATAFHEVQFNPKVKAGLNMDGTLYNLSLPNGPLKPFMILRAEDFNTWTTKYKQGAIQDPQLNKMISSELQVMNQIVKSGGDIMYIQGTSHYNYTDLQLYSKLIQLTGMTGNIDRYRSAKIVNEYVLNFFDRQLKGTGGDLLNDFYSTYPEVKMMKSSDLSK; encoded by the coding sequence ATGAGTATGTATGTTATATCTGTGCTTGCCCTTGGTATTTCTACCCTGGCATCGGTGTATTTGCCTGTTGTCCAGCTGCCGGAACCCTCAGGAAGCTACGCAGTGGGCACTAGAACCCTTCATTTTACTGATACCGAAAGAGAAGAAATATTTACAGAACGTTCAGAGGATAAAAGAGAACTTATGGTTCAAATCTGGTATCCCTCAGTTCATCAGCAAGGAGATAAATCAGCACCAATCTTCCCGGAGAATAATGAAATTTTCCGGAAATATATTCATGCTTACGCTTCTTATTTAAGGCTTCCTGATTTCGTTCTCGATTATTGGAAGTATTTCAGAACTAATTCTATTGAGAATTCGAATATACTGCGTTCTTCCCAGTCTTATCCTCTAATCATTCTCTCGCATGGCGAAGGTACGGGACGAATTCTGCATATCTCTCAGGCAGAGAATCTTGCCAGCCATGGATATGTCGTAGCAGCGATAGACCATACCTACAGTACAACAGCTACGGCTTTTCCGGATGGAAGAGTAACCTTACATGACCGAGTAAATACGGAAGAAGATAAGTTTCTCGCATTTGCCAAAGAGACGGGCAAGGTGTGGAATAGCGATATGAACTATGTGATCAGCCGGTTGGAACGAATGAATTCAGGTGAGGAGATCAGCTTTCTTAAGAGCATGCTGGATATGAAGAACATTGGAATCATGGGGCACTCTTTTGGGGGAGCAACAGCTTTTCACGAGGTGCAATTTAATCCCAAGGTCAAAGCAGGTTTGAATATGGATGGAACCCTATATAACCTTAGTCTGCCGAACGGTCCACTTAAGCCGTTCATGATCCTGAGAGCAGAGGATTTCAACACATGGACCACCAAGTATAAGCAAGGCGCTATTCAAGATCCACAGCTGAACAAAATGATCTCTTCTGAGCTTCAAGTGATGAATCAGATAGTCAAGAGCGGAGGGGATATCATGTATATACAAGGAACTTCACATTATAACTATACAGATCTCCAACTATATTCCAAGCTTATACAGCTTACAGGGATGACCGGAAATATAGATCGTTACAGAAGCGCAAAAATCGTGAACGAATATGTATTGAACTTCTTTGACAGGCAACTCAAAGGGACAGGCGGAGACCTATTGAATGATTTTTACTCCACGTATCCTGAAGTGAAAATGATGAAGAGCAGCGATTTAAGTAAGTAA
- a CDS encoding tyrosine-type recombinase/integrase — MQDTTQELYADELEAFLIWMKDAGYTSHTQKSYLSDVHEFLGSLNGKPVGLIKKFHVVAFLSAVRERGVSDSTRNRKHASVNCFFKALIELELYSDNPAAGIKKSKMDKNRAPVFLDEADLSKFLQSVNGKHRLRNMAIFLLMAYMGLRVGEVHALNLADFNPQRKLLSVYGKGRKWRSIPIPEAVNEILEQAIEERLSPWRAKETAMFISQKGRRLSIRCIQQVAADTFERFQNEVPPDRRAAYSSHKLRHSFATMLLRKGADLRTVQELLGHSSIQTTTIYTHITNREKEEAVGRLEIQIPILDS; from the coding sequence TTGCAAGACACTACCCAGGAATTATATGCTGATGAGCTGGAAGCTTTTCTGATATGGATGAAAGATGCTGGTTACACCAGTCATACACAGAAATCCTATCTCAGTGATGTTCATGAGTTTCTGGGCTCATTAAATGGCAAACCCGTAGGTTTAATCAAAAAGTTTCATGTTGTCGCTTTTTTGTCTGCGGTACGTGAACGGGGAGTCAGTGACTCCACACGGAATCGCAAGCATGCTTCGGTGAATTGTTTTTTTAAGGCATTGATTGAACTCGAGCTGTATTCCGATAATCCGGCTGCGGGCATCAAGAAATCAAAAATGGACAAGAACCGTGCACCCGTATTCCTCGATGAGGCGGACTTGAGCAAGTTCCTGCAATCTGTTAATGGCAAACACAGGCTTCGGAACATGGCTATATTTCTGCTAATGGCCTACATGGGGCTTAGGGTTGGAGAGGTTCATGCTTTGAACCTTGCCGATTTCAACCCGCAAAGGAAGCTGCTTAGTGTATACGGTAAGGGCCGCAAGTGGCGTTCGATTCCTATTCCAGAGGCTGTTAATGAGATTCTCGAGCAAGCTATTGAAGAACGTCTCAGTCCTTGGCGCGCCAAAGAGACGGCAATGTTTATCTCGCAGAAAGGAAGAAGGCTGTCTATTCGCTGTATACAGCAGGTTGCGGCGGATACTTTTGAGCGATTTCAGAATGAGGTTCCTCCTGATCGAAGAGCTGCTTATTCAAGCCATAAGCTTAGGCATTCATTTGCCACCATGCTGCTGCGAAAAGGCGCGGATCTAAGAACCGTGCAAGAACTGCTTGGTCATTCCTCCATTCAGACCACCACGATTTATACGCATATTACAAATCGGGAGAAAGAGGAGGCCGTTGGCCGGTTAGAAATTCAAATCCCGATTTTAGATAGTTAA
- a CDS encoding DUF3900 domain-containing protein, translated as MQFSIQFLSFFVIQVEGSESQGTRSYKHYQTLDGYEYIDSEIKKFLDGEFTRIAKRKVEKNPSAEQAPTKIGTFIVEPGHELDSNPNFNLFTRLRAAEEKEDFKNACDDLMRSYLDTSAVRGGAMIIVQAELATHSDTPIIFLLKCDFEQKIARISDEKSLVNQVEMAISARNMKSIQYPYMPEEGMFEEWELKIHQSSHARYFEDFLKFVTYEQSIPEIVNDHVMNFVQDYVETKWPDETHEERQHVERELEFWAASEKRDIQEKWEPEAVVEAAERIIEIKPEIELKFRIGDTMVRGRLADFGDNIHIAKVNGRYAVILEGDSFVFDKGFSPVELLQPESFEVVAERIIQKKTEEPEEYPF; from the coding sequence ATGCAGTTCTCAATCCAATTCTTGTCCTTCTTCGTCATTCAAGTCGAGGGCAGCGAATCTCAAGGCACAAGATCATACAAACACTATCAAACGTTGGATGGATATGAATATATCGATAGCGAGATTAAGAAGTTCCTCGACGGGGAGTTCACCCGCATCGCCAAACGAAAGGTAGAGAAGAATCCCTCTGCTGAGCAGGCCCCTACCAAAATAGGTACCTTCATCGTAGAGCCCGGTCATGAGCTCGATAGCAATCCGAACTTTAATCTGTTCACACGCCTCCGGGCAGCTGAAGAGAAAGAAGACTTCAAGAATGCATGTGATGATCTGATGCGGAGTTATCTGGATACTAGCGCTGTACGCGGAGGAGCCATGATTATCGTACAGGCTGAGCTGGCTACCCATTCAGATACTCCTATTATTTTCTTGCTCAAGTGCGATTTCGAACAAAAGATTGCCCGGATTTCAGACGAGAAGAGCCTCGTGAATCAGGTGGAAATGGCCATAAGTGCCCGTAATATGAAATCTATTCAATATCCTTATATGCCAGAAGAGGGCATGTTCGAGGAATGGGAGCTTAAGATTCACCAATCTTCTCATGCCCGTTACTTTGAGGATTTTTTAAAGTTCGTGACCTACGAACAATCAATTCCAGAGATCGTGAATGATCACGTTATGAATTTTGTCCAAGATTATGTGGAGACCAAGTGGCCGGATGAGACTCACGAAGAACGCCAACATGTGGAGAGAGAACTGGAGTTCTGGGCAGCAAGCGAGAAGAGGGATATCCAGGAGAAATGGGAACCTGAAGCCGTCGTAGAAGCAGCCGAAAGAATCATTGAGATCAAACCCGAAATCGAGTTGAAATTCCGTATCGGAGACACCATGGTACGGGGACGGCTTGCTGACTTTGGAGATAACATTCACATCGCGAAAGTGAACGGCAGATACGCAGTTATCCTGGAAGGTGATTCATTCGTATTCGACAAAGGCTTCTCCCCTGTGGAACTGCTTCAGCCTGAATCTTTCGAGGTAGTAGCTGAGCGCATCATACAGAAGAAAACCGAAGAACCCGAAGAATATCCGTTCTAA
- a CDS encoding 2-isopropylmalate synthase, which produces MRKIYVLDTTLRDGEQSPGVSLSSQEKVEIALQLQRLGIDRIEAGFPITSRGEVTSVQEVAKVITNATVVAFSRSREQDIDAAREALKHAVDPCLHLFLATSPIHREYKLRMDKSKVLDTLEAAIRYGRKYFDKVEFSAEDASRTEIEFLCEVTDRAIRAGATVVNLPDTVGFATPEQFGRIFKTVKEKVSGIERIQLSTHCHDDLGMATANTLAAIEGGVDQIEGTINGIGERAGNTAIEEVALALETRGDHYGGAKTSLVLSEIYRTSRLVSKLTGMTVPGNKAIVGANAFAHESGIHQDGMLKNRATYEIISPETIGIRSSKLVLGKHSGRHAFKERLIDLGYTLDEERLNIAFAKFKDLADRKKEVLTEDIRAIMDENVTEGPVPYKLDSIQVSYGNHSLPTAAIRIVREDGSTVEEASIGNGSVDAVYRAIDKATGLHSQLEDYKIHSVTQGTDALGEVHVVLQMEDISATGRGISTDIIEASAKAYLDALNRLAVRTQDPEREGNISIQ; this is translated from the coding sequence ATGCGCAAAATCTATGTATTGGACACGACGCTCAGAGATGGAGAACAATCACCAGGAGTCAGCTTATCTTCACAGGAGAAGGTTGAGATCGCTCTTCAGCTTCAGCGCCTGGGTATTGACCGCATTGAAGCTGGATTCCCCATTACTTCAAGGGGGGAAGTTACGAGTGTGCAGGAAGTTGCCAAGGTCATTACCAACGCTACCGTAGTAGCATTCTCACGATCCAGAGAGCAGGATATTGATGCCGCAAGAGAAGCGCTGAAGCATGCGGTTGATCCTTGTCTGCACCTGTTCCTGGCCACCTCACCTATTCACCGGGAATACAAACTTCGGATGGATAAGAGCAAGGTGCTGGACACTCTTGAGGCAGCGATCCGATATGGCCGGAAATACTTCGATAAGGTGGAATTCTCAGCTGAGGATGCCAGCCGTACAGAAATCGAGTTCTTATGTGAAGTTACAGACCGGGCGATTCGGGCAGGGGCTACCGTCGTTAATCTTCCGGATACTGTGGGATTCGCCACTCCGGAGCAGTTCGGACGTATTTTCAAGACCGTGAAGGAGAAGGTCAGCGGAATTGAACGGATTCAGCTCAGCACACACTGTCATGATGATCTGGGTATGGCGACGGCGAACACGCTTGCGGCCATTGAAGGCGGCGTGGACCAGATCGAAGGAACAATTAACGGAATAGGGGAGCGTGCAGGGAATACGGCAATTGAAGAAGTGGCGCTTGCGCTAGAGACCCGGGGTGACCACTATGGAGGCGCCAAAACTTCTCTGGTACTAAGCGAAATCTATCGTACCAGCCGGCTTGTGAGCAAGCTGACAGGCATGACGGTGCCCGGTAACAAAGCCATAGTGGGAGCCAATGCATTTGCCCACGAATCGGGGATTCATCAGGACGGCATGCTGAAGAACCGCGCCACCTATGAGATTATTAGTCCCGAGACGATCGGAATCAGATCAAGCAAGCTGGTGCTTGGCAAGCATTCGGGCAGACACGCCTTCAAGGAGCGCTTGATTGATCTCGGTTACACGCTTGATGAGGAACGTTTAAATATTGCTTTTGCCAAATTCAAAGACTTGGCTGACCGCAAGAAAGAGGTCCTTACAGAAGATATCCGGGCTATCATGGACGAGAACGTTACGGAAGGTCCCGTTCCTTATAAGCTGGACAGTATTCAGGTATCCTATGGCAATCACTCTCTGCCCACGGCTGCGATTCGGATAGTCAGGGAGGATGGCAGCACGGTGGAGGAGGCATCCATAGGCAACGGTTCCGTAGATGCTGTATACCGCGCGATTGACAAGGCCACTGGACTGCATTCCCAGCTTGAGGATTACAAGATACATTCCGTAACTCAGGGCACCGATGCATTAGGAGAGGTTCATGTTGTGCTTCAGATGGAGGATATATCGGCAACAGGAAGAGGAATCAGTACGGATATTATCGAAGCTAGCGCCAAAGCATATCTGGATGCCTTGAACAGATTGGCAGTACGAACTCAAGATCCCGAGCGGGAAGGGAACATATCGATTCAATAA
- a CDS encoding L-lactate dehydrogenase, giving the protein MTTSKMSSSRVVIIGTGAVGATTAYTLLLRERVSELVLIDANHEKAHGEALDMNHGLPFTGGVKLWAGDYSDCAGADIVIIAAGASQRPGETRIDLLKRNAGIFDSIIQNIVKYNDHGIILVATNPVDILTYVSWKKSGFPTNRVIGSGTLLDSARFRYLIGQNKGINPRSIHAHIVGEHGDSELPLWSLANVAGVKLEVTEEEREDIFSHTKNAAYEIINAKGSTSYAIALALDRIVASILQNEGSVLNVSTLLTDYKGISDVYLGIPSVVDRSGVREVLDLNLSDQELEQLRASANKLKSEIEKLEL; this is encoded by the coding sequence ATGACAACATCCAAAATGAGTTCCAGCAGAGTTGTAATTATTGGAACAGGTGCGGTAGGGGCTACCACCGCATACACTTTACTACTAAGAGAGCGTGTCTCGGAGCTCGTATTGATTGATGCCAATCATGAGAAAGCCCATGGTGAAGCGCTTGATATGAATCATGGACTGCCTTTTACAGGTGGAGTTAAATTGTGGGCTGGCGATTACAGTGACTGTGCGGGTGCTGACATTGTTATCATCGCAGCAGGGGCGTCACAGCGACCTGGAGAGACTCGGATTGATCTGTTGAAACGAAACGCTGGCATATTCGACAGCATTATTCAGAACATTGTGAAATATAACGATCATGGTATCATCCTTGTTGCAACGAACCCGGTAGACATCCTGACTTATGTGTCTTGGAAAAAGAGCGGCTTCCCTACCAATCGTGTTATCGGATCGGGTACTCTGCTTGACAGTGCAAGATTCCGTTATCTGATTGGCCAGAACAAGGGAATCAACCCGCGCAGTATCCATGCTCATATCGTGGGTGAGCACGGCGATTCTGAGCTGCCACTGTGGAGTCTTGCGAATGTAGCCGGTGTGAAGCTTGAGGTCACTGAGGAAGAACGCGAGGATATCTTCTCCCATACCAAGAATGCCGCGTATGAGATTATTAACGCCAAGGGTTCTACATCCTATGCTATTGCCCTGGCTTTGGACCGGATTGTAGCTTCTATTCTCCAGAACGAAGGATCAGTGCTTAACGTATCTACCCTGCTTACTGATTACAAAGGTATATCCGACGTCTATCTCGGAATTCCGAGTGTAGTGGATCGTTCTGGTGTTAGAGAAGTGCTGGATCTGAACCTGAGCGATCAAGAATTGGAGCAACTTCGCGCCTCGGCGAACAAACTCAAATCCGAGATTGAGAAGCTTGAACTGTAA
- a CDS encoding polysaccharide deacetylase family protein encodes MNLVMERSNKTRTERAHQVRRKRNRLIITINLLLISVIAFTMVLTYNIKQEQSSSALPKLSALNSERPDAKILKEKHQHAPSPVRQQPVRQSQKSPDKNTRVTPGAATVTTEQSKIKVVYLTFDDGPNQYTDQLLNILGKNNIHATFFMIGSQLRDGNDSVKRLIREGHYPGLHSMSHNYNKLYKSGDAKHFIQEFKQEQALLYKLTGANTNLIRAPYGSAPQIGYHFRTDIYKAGFKLWDWTTDSKDWSYEGHPEKIIQQVKRQAHRRQEIILLHENKQTVQALPQIIACLKRRGYSFAVYKPEHHIIVNFGKDSRL; translated from the coding sequence GTGAATTTGGTCATGGAACGGAGTAACAAGACACGTACGGAACGGGCACACCAGGTAAGGAGAAAGAGAAACCGGCTAATCATCACCATCAATTTGCTTCTGATCAGCGTTATCGCATTTACAATGGTTCTCACCTACAATATTAAGCAGGAACAATCAAGCTCGGCGCTTCCGAAGCTGTCTGCCTTGAATTCAGAGAGACCAGACGCAAAGATTCTTAAAGAGAAGCACCAGCATGCTCCATCCCCAGTACGGCAGCAGCCTGTTAGACAAAGTCAGAAATCACCTGACAAGAACACTAGAGTCACTCCCGGGGCCGCCACCGTAACTACAGAGCAGAGTAAGATAAAAGTTGTCTACTTGACCTTTGATGACGGTCCGAACCAATATACAGATCAGCTTCTGAATATATTGGGCAAGAATAACATTCATGCCACTTTCTTTATGATAGGTTCCCAGCTTCGAGATGGGAATGACTCGGTGAAACGACTGATTCGTGAAGGCCATTATCCCGGACTCCACAGCATGAGCCATAATTATAACAAGCTGTATAAGAGCGGAGACGCCAAGCATTTCATTCAGGAGTTCAAGCAAGAGCAGGCACTGCTCTACAAACTGACCGGGGCGAATACCAACCTCATTCGGGCCCCTTATGGAAGCGCTCCCCAAATTGGTTACCATTTCCGGACAGATATCTATAAAGCAGGCTTCAAGCTGTGGGACTGGACTACGGATTCAAAGGACTGGAGCTATGAAGGACACCCTGAGAAGATCATTCAGCAGGTGAAGCGTCAGGCTCACCGGAGACAGGAGATTATTCTGCTGCATGAGAACAAACAAACTGTTCAGGCGCTGCCTCAGATCATTGCCTGTCTGAAGCGAAGAGGTTACTCCTTCGCCGTATACAAGCCTGAACATCATATTATAGTTAATTTCGGGAAGGACTCCCGTCTATAG
- a CDS encoding DUF2500 domain-containing protein: protein MIQTGFEVFDLAGTIFPIFFVIVITIILVSVSGGLYRWFSNNKQPVLSVNSVISSKRTAISHHQDSDSSAHHSIMTYYLTFEVESGDRLEFRVSGEEFGQSAEGDEGKLTLQGSRYLGFERNSRIHADATLDRSNVRRHSHM from the coding sequence ATGATACAAACTGGCTTTGAAGTCTTCGACTTGGCTGGGACCATCTTTCCAATTTTCTTCGTAATTGTGATTACTATTATTCTAGTGTCGGTGTCAGGAGGGCTATACCGCTGGTTCAGCAACAACAAACAGCCGGTGCTCAGTGTCAACTCTGTAATCAGCAGTAAGAGAACAGCAATTTCACATCATCAAGACTCCGATTCCTCTGCTCATCATTCCATTATGACTTACTATTTGACCTTCGAGGTGGAGAGCGGAGACCGGTTGGAGTTCAGGGTAAGCGGTGAGGAATTTGGCCAGTCCGCGGAAGGTGATGAAGGAAAGCTTACCCTCCAGGGAAGCCGTTATCTTGGATTTGAACGGAATAGCCGAATTCATGCCGATGCTACACTGGATCGAAGCAATGTACGGCGACACTCGCATATGTGA